One window from the genome of Bacteroidota bacterium encodes:
- a CDS encoding serine hydrolase: protein MKSIIFILTILLTFDHLSFAENDKNEFVYQNDTCKKIDSYLSKLSVDRNFSGALLIVKDGRKIFSKGYGWANKEKKIPFTSGTLASMGSITKAFTASGIMKLVEQGKLSVNDSLIKFFPDAPADKSKITLHQLLTHSGGFAEFLQNDGGDYEKIETAEYLKRAFSEPLSFTPGEKAVYTNVGMSILAIIIEQVSGMNYEAFLKKELFDPVGIKRISYCYPQLDSDTIAHGYNNGLDWGTHQQRFEKAGGGPYWNLKGNGGLEASLNDMYKWINAISSAAILSKTSIDKMFTRHIIEDGTEGNYSFGYGCNISKSRRNTVMIDNGGSNRIYFARMIRLPEEGLVFYMVTNEKSANTNMVLPNVTQLYFQGEIVQDAFEMNSRFESPVSEKVFNVLNSNSNADLAVELPKQQIEISDDMILYEVGQRFVNDGNVDAAFSLFKYYTVKFPNIVVAWNELGDVYRMKNNKEEAIKCYKQALIVRPGNPRATDNLEKLAK from the coding sequence ATGAAAAGTATTATTTTCATCTTGACAATATTATTGACGTTTGATCATCTGTCATTTGCTGAAAATGATAAAAACGAATTCGTTTATCAAAATGATACATGTAAGAAGATTGACTCCTATCTTTCTAAACTTTCTGTAGATAGAAATTTCTCGGGCGCATTATTAATAGTAAAAGATGGCCGGAAAATTTTCAGCAAAGGATATGGTTGGGCAAATAAGGAGAAAAAAATTCCTTTTACTTCCGGAACATTGGCTTCAATGGGAAGTATTACAAAGGCTTTTACAGCGAGTGGAATCATGAAACTTGTTGAACAAGGAAAATTGTCAGTTAATGATAGTCTGATAAAGTTTTTTCCTGATGCCCCTGCCGATAAATCAAAAATTACATTACATCAGCTGCTGACCCATTCAGGAGGGTTTGCGGAGTTTTTGCAAAATGATGGTGGAGATTATGAAAAAATTGAAACTGCTGAATATCTGAAACGAGCATTCAGTGAGCCTTTATCTTTTACTCCTGGCGAAAAAGCTGTTTATACGAATGTAGGGATGAGTATTCTTGCAATTATAATTGAACAGGTTTCAGGTATGAATTATGAAGCGTTTTTAAAGAAGGAACTCTTTGATCCGGTTGGTATAAAGCGGATCAGCTATTGCTATCCTCAACTGGATTCGGATACCATTGCACATGGTTATAATAACGGCCTTGACTGGGGAACTCATCAGCAGCGTTTTGAAAAGGCAGGAGGAGGTCCGTATTGGAATCTGAAAGGTAATGGCGGCCTTGAAGCATCGCTTAATGATATGTATAAATGGATCAATGCAATATCTTCTGCAGCAATCCTGAGTAAGACTTCAATAGATAAAATGTTTACCAGACATATAATTGAAGATGGAACTGAAGGAAATTATTCTTTTGGTTATGGATGTAATATTTCAAAGAGCAGGAGAAATACAGTTATGATAGATAATGGAGGTAGTAACAGGATTTATTTTGCCAGAATGATCCGCTTACCGGAGGAAGGACTTGTATTTTATATGGTTACAAATGAAAAATCCGCGAATACAAATATGGTTTTACCGAATGTTACACAGTTATATTTTCAAGGTGAAATTGTACAGGATGCTTTTGAAATGAATTCAAGATTTGAATCTCCGGTGAGTGAAAAAGTTTTCAATGTTTTAAATTCTAATAGCAATGCTGATTTGGCTGTAGAACTTCCAAAACAACAAATTGAAATATCTGATGATATGATCTTGTATGAAGTAGGACAGAGATTTGTTAACGATGGAAATGTCGATGCGGCATTTTCTTTATTTAAATATTATACTGTAAAATTTCCAAATATTGTTGTTGCCTGGAATGAGCTGGGTGATGTTTACAGAATGAAAAATAATAAGGAAGAAGCAATAAAGTGTTACAAGCAAGCATTAATTGTTCGTCCGGGAAATCCAAGAGCGACTGATAATCTTGAAAAACTTGCAAAGTGA
- a CDS encoding M28 family peptidase, translating to MKQGVYKILSIALFLGACSAPKLLPLSSDQVKANLKSHIITLSSDDFEGRETGTAGETKAANYLTKQFKSIGLKAKGESGYLQKFKFNSGATFGSSTQLVVNNYIFKNGEDFYPLPFSGNAVVTNFITKVSFGITDTKLNRDDYKGKLNIAKRIFLIESGTPDGNTPHGKFGEWSDLRKKIDLAILKGAAAIIFINSDTAQSDPKADWLNHTTPVSIPILFAKGKAAQLLRDSVVTNCTIGADIIHVEKEGRNIVGYIDNKAPYTVVIGAHYDHLGYGEEGSLYRGEKAIHNGADDNASGTAALIELAKFIITNGLKNKNYLFLAFSGEEKGLLGSNYFVKHPTIDLKKVSCMINMDMLGRLKYDDKALIINGMGTSPQWKEWINTIPTGDMRLKTTDSGVGPSDHTSFYLQNIPVLHFFSGTHSDYHKPTDDEDKINYDGQMQIMELLQTILRRINDADKMVFTKTKDDENEDAPKFKVTLGVVPDYSFEGEGMRIDGVTDGKPASNAGLLAGDIVVQLGEHKVLDMMSYMKALGKFSKGETTKVKVIRNKVEIEKDITF from the coding sequence ATGAAGCAAGGGGTTTATAAAATACTAAGCATAGCACTTTTTTTAGGTGCTTGCTCTGCACCAAAATTATTGCCTTTATCATCTGATCAGGTAAAAGCAAATTTGAAGTCGCACATTATTACACTTTCCTCCGATGATTTCGAGGGAAGAGAAACCGGAACTGCCGGAGAAACTAAAGCTGCGAATTATCTTACCAAACAATTCAAGTCGATCGGACTAAAAGCGAAAGGTGAGTCCGGATATCTTCAGAAATTTAAGTTCAACTCAGGAGCAACTTTTGGAAGCAGTACTCAATTGGTTGTAAACAATTACATCTTTAAAAATGGAGAAGATTTTTATCCTTTACCATTTTCCGGAAATGCTGTTGTAACAAACTTCATTACGAAAGTAAGTTTTGGAATTACTGATACTAAATTGAATCGCGACGATTACAAAGGAAAACTCAATATCGCCAAGCGTATATTTTTAATTGAGTCAGGTACGCCTGATGGAAATACACCGCATGGAAAATTCGGAGAATGGAGTGACTTACGGAAGAAAATCGATCTGGCAATTTTAAAAGGTGCAGCAGCAATAATTTTTATCAATTCAGACACAGCACAGTCGGATCCGAAAGCTGATTGGTTGAATCATACAACTCCGGTTTCAATTCCGATTCTCTTCGCAAAAGGAAAAGCTGCACAATTACTCCGCGACAGTGTGGTTACAAATTGTACTATAGGTGCAGATATAATACATGTCGAAAAAGAAGGACGGAATATTGTAGGCTACATCGATAATAAAGCTCCTTACACAGTTGTTATCGGCGCACATTATGATCATCTCGGTTATGGCGAAGAAGGGTCTTTATACAGAGGCGAGAAAGCAATACACAATGGAGCGGATGACAATGCAAGCGGAACTGCAGCATTGATTGAACTTGCAAAATTTATTATCACAAACGGATTGAAAAATAAAAACTATCTGTTTCTTGCTTTTAGTGGTGAAGAGAAAGGATTATTAGGATCCAATTATTTTGTGAAACATCCGACCATTGATCTGAAGAAAGTAAGTTGTATGATCAATATGGATATGCTCGGACGATTGAAGTACGACGACAAAGCATTAATCATAAATGGTATGGGCACATCTCCGCAATGGAAAGAATGGATCAATACCATTCCTACGGGAGATATGCGTTTGAAAACAACAGATTCAGGCGTTGGTCCGTCCGATCATACATCATTCTACTTACAAAACATTCCCGTTCTTCATTTCTTCAGTGGTACACACAGTGATTATCATAAACCTACAGATGATGAAGACAAGATCAATTATGACGGCCAGATGCAGATCATGGAATTGCTTCAAACTATTTTACGCAGAATAAATGATGCCGACAAAATGGTCTTCACAAAAACGAAAGATGATGAGAATGAAGACGCACCAAAATTCAAGGTAACATTAGGTGTAGTTCCTGATTATTCATTTGAAGGAGAAGGTATGCGCATTGACGGAGTTACTGATGGAAAACCTGCTTCCAATGCCGGTTTACTTGCCGGCGATATTGTTGTTCAACTAGGCGAACACAAAGTTCTCGATATGATGAGCTATATGAAGGCTCTTGGAAAGTTTTCAAAAGGTGAGACAACGAAAGTAAAAGTTATCCGGAATAAAGTTGAGATAGAAAAGGATATAACATTCTGA
- a CDS encoding aminopeptidase P N-terminal domain-containing protein, whose product MKYTPIDKKLFVENRKKFVAELQKDSIAIFHSNDEMPRNGDCNFPFRQNSDLFWMSGIDQEQSVLVIAPNHPIVEYREMLFLRKTNEHIAVWEGHKYSKDEARAASGIQTVLWIDDYASILPLLMHHSTNVYINLNENDRFVSEVEYRDERYARELKSKYPNHKYERSGPVMARLRIIKSEIEIALLREAVEITNKAFRRVLSTLRPGVMEYEIEAEITATFIRNRANGHAYYPIIASGASANVLHYNDNNKECKDGDVILLDFGAEYANYAADLTRSIPVNGKFTARQKDVYNAVLRVMKAATSMLVVGNTIPKYHEEVGKVMEKELIGLGLLNAAEVAKQDPKMPLYKKYFMHGTSHFLGLDVHDIGNRYLPMQAGMVFTCEPGIYIPEENLGIRIENDILITEKGPVDLMESIPVEVDEIESLMAKQKVAV is encoded by the coding sequence ATGAAGTACACTCCAATTGACAAAAAGTTGTTTGTCGAAAACAGAAAAAAATTTGTAGCTGAATTACAAAAAGATTCCATTGCAATTTTTCATTCTAATGATGAAATGCCACGCAATGGAGATTGTAATTTCCCTTTCCGTCAAAACTCAGATCTATTCTGGATGAGTGGAATTGATCAGGAACAATCCGTTTTAGTTATCGCACCAAACCATCCGATTGTTGAATATCGCGAAATGCTTTTTCTAAGAAAGACAAATGAACATATCGCTGTCTGGGAAGGCCACAAATATTCCAAGGATGAAGCGCGCGCAGCAAGCGGAATTCAAACAGTATTATGGATTGATGATTATGCTTCTATACTTCCGCTTTTAATGCATCATTCAACAAATGTCTATATTAACCTGAATGAAAATGACCGGTTTGTTTCTGAAGTTGAATACCGTGATGAACGTTACGCCCGAGAATTGAAAAGCAAGTATCCAAATCACAAGTATGAAAGATCAGGTCCTGTTATGGCTCGCCTGAGAATAATAAAAAGTGAAATCGAAATTGCTTTATTAAGAGAAGCTGTGGAAATTACTAATAAAGCTTTTCGCAGAGTACTTTCAACTTTGCGTCCCGGTGTAATGGAATATGAGATCGAAGCAGAAATCACTGCAACTTTTATCCGTAATCGTGCAAATGGACATGCTTATTATCCAATCATTGCCAGTGGCGCCAGTGCAAATGTTTTGCATTACAACGACAACAATAAAGAATGCAAGGATGGAGATGTTATTCTTCTGGACTTCGGGGCAGAATATGCAAACTATGCTGCCGATCTCACAAGAAGTATTCCTGTAAATGGAAAATTTACTGCACGACAAAAAGATGTTTATAATGCAGTGTTAAGAGTGATGAAAGCAGCTACTTCAATGTTAGTTGTAGGTAATACCATTCCAAAATATCATGAGGAAGTTGGTAAGGTGATGGAGAAAGAATTGATCGGACTAGGTCTGCTCAATGCTGCTGAAGTCGCAAAGCAGGATCCGAAGATGCCACTCTATAAAAAATATTTTATGCACGGAACTTCCCATTTCTTAGGATTGGATGTTCATGACATTGGCAACCGTTATCTGCCAATGCAGGCGGGAATGGTTTTCACTTGCGAGCCCGGCATCTATATTCCTGAAGAAAATCTTGGTATAAGAATCGAAAATGATATTCTCATCACAGAAAAAGGTCCTGTTGATCTTATGGAAAGTATTCCTGTAGAAGTTGATGAGATTGAATCATTGATGGCAAAACAAAAAGTTGCTGTGTGA
- a CDS encoding YitT family protein gives MNPIYQSLFINYAKSRAKKKGQIFRRAGKQDYKSFKRHARSQFIDGFLIIAGMLSAGLGLKGFLLPNGFIDGGVMGISLLISEITGWSLSFLIVIINLPFIYLGLRQINKVFALKTLSAIGGLALCLYFIPYPILTSDKLLVSVFGGFFLGVGIGLAMRGGGVIDGTEILALSITRKSVLTIGDVILIINIIIFCVAAFVLSFEQALYSILTYISAAKTVDYIISGIEEYTGVTIISERSDEIRKMITEQLGRGVTVYRGKGGYGSHGHQLSEVDIVFSVVTRLEMSTLKAEVDKIDQKAFLITHSIKDTKGGMIKKRHLV, from the coding sequence ATGAATCCAATTTATCAATCACTTTTTATTAATTATGCAAAGAGCAGAGCTAAAAAGAAAGGACAGATTTTTCGCAGAGCCGGTAAACAAGATTACAAATCATTTAAACGTCATGCACGGTCACAATTTATCGATGGCTTTCTGATAATTGCAGGCATGCTTAGTGCAGGTTTGGGTTTAAAAGGATTTTTACTTCCTAATGGTTTTATTGATGGTGGAGTTATGGGTATCAGTCTGCTGATCTCGGAAATCACAGGCTGGAGTTTGTCTTTTCTCATTGTTATTATAAATCTTCCGTTTATTTATCTGGGACTAAGGCAAATTAATAAAGTCTTTGCTTTGAAAACTCTTTCAGCAATCGGTGGGCTTGCACTTTGTTTGTATTTTATTCCTTATCCGATTCTTACATCCGATAAATTACTTGTATCAGTATTTGGAGGTTTTTTTCTTGGAGTTGGAATTGGTCTGGCTATGCGAGGCGGCGGTGTTATCGATGGAACAGAAATTCTTGCGTTAAGTATTACCCGAAAATCTGTTCTTACAATCGGAGATGTGATCCTGATTATTAATATCATAATATTTTGTGTTGCAGCTTTTGTACTATCCTTTGAACAAGCCTTATATTCCATACTGACATATATTTCCGCTGCTAAAACGGTTGATTATATTATTTCCGGAATTGAAGAATATACGGGTGTAACAATCATTTCAGAAAGAAGCGATGAGATCCGGAAAATGATCACTGAACAACTTGGACGGGGCGTAACTGTTTACAGAGGAAAAGGTGGGTACGGTTCTCATGGACATCAGTTAAGTGAAGTTGATATTGTTTTTTCCGTTGTAACCCGTTTGGAAATGTCAACGCTGAAGGCCGAGGTAGATAAAATAGATCAAAAGGCTTTTCTCATTACACATAGTATCAAGGATACAAAGGGTGGGATGATAAAAAAACGTCATTTGGTTTAG
- the thiL gene encoding thiamine-phosphate kinase — protein MFENKENRTELSSLGEFGLIDQIASAVELKNPESVRGIGDDAAVIDNGDEMTVVTTDMLVEGVHFDLTFQPLKHLGYKAVTVNLSDIYAMNATPKQIVVGIAISNRFSLEAIEELYEGIQMACDKYSVDLVGGDTTSSTSGLVISITAIGKAKREDIVYRNGAGVGDLICVSGDLGGAYVGLQLLEREKKIFLENPKIQPDLSNADYILERQLKPEPRKDIIDKLKQVDVKPTAMIDISDGLSSEVMHLCKQSQTGCTLYEDKFPIDPQTYEKAREFNLDPTVCALSGGEDYELLFTIKQSDYEKMRMHVDISIVGHMVAKEEGLHLIDKSGNQVKLQAQGWKAF, from the coding sequence ATGTTTGAGAATAAAGAAAACCGCACAGAACTTAGCTCATTGGGAGAGTTTGGATTGATAGATCAGATTGCTTCTGCAGTTGAATTAAAAAATCCGGAAAGTGTCAGAGGAATCGGAGACGATGCTGCAGTGATCGATAATGGTGATGAAATGACCGTTGTTACTACTGATATGCTTGTTGAAGGTGTTCATTTTGACCTTACTTTTCAACCATTAAAGCATTTGGGTTATAAAGCTGTCACGGTCAATCTGAGTGATATTTATGCAATGAATGCCACACCCAAACAAATTGTTGTCGGAATAGCTATTTCAAACCGATTTTCCCTGGAAGCAATTGAAGAATTATATGAAGGAATTCAGATGGCTTGCGATAAATATTCTGTCGATCTGGTTGGTGGTGATACTACTTCCTCAACTTCAGGTTTAGTTATTTCGATTACTGCAATTGGTAAAGCCAAAAGAGAAGACATTGTCTACAGAAATGGGGCGGGAGTCGGAGATCTGATTTGTGTATCAGGTGATCTGGGTGGAGCATACGTTGGATTACAATTGCTCGAAAGAGAAAAGAAAATTTTTCTTGAGAATCCAAAGATCCAGCCTGATCTGAGTAATGCTGATTACATTCTCGAGCGTCAGTTAAAACCTGAACCAAGAAAAGATATTATAGATAAATTGAAACAAGTGGATGTCAAACCAACAGCAATGATCGACATCTCTGACGGACTGTCTTCTGAAGTAATGCATCTTTGTAAACAATCTCAAACAGGTTGCACTTTATATGAAGACAAATTTCCAATTGATCCGCAAACTTACGAGAAGGCTAGAGAATTTAATTTAGACCCGACTGTTTGTGCTTTAAGTGGTGGCGAAGATTATGAATTACTTTTTACGATCAAACAATCTGACTATGAAAAGATGCGGATGCATGTTGATATTTCAATTGTCGGTCACATGGTTGCAAAAGAAGAAGGTTTGCACCTCATAGATAAATCAGGAAATCAGGTTAAGTTGCAAGCACAAGGTTGGAAAGCTTTCTGA